A part of Synechococcus sp. KORDI-49 genomic DNA contains:
- a CDS encoding lipid-A-disaccharide synthase-related protein, whose product MARLLLLSNGHGEDLSGALLGRALSEQGHEVQALPLVGQGNSYRTAGIPLLGRTREFSTGGIGYTSLRGRLTELMQGQLFHLLEQLVRLLRRAHRFDLIVVVGDVIPVIASWLCRRPAATYLVAYSSHYEGRLRLPWPCAELLATPRFLAVFSRDQLTADDLSQQLRRPVRFLGNPFMDPVLTPVPPLPAAMQRIGLLPGSRRPELEENLRLLLAVAEQLPVSEELSLDLALVPSLEADALGRLADSAGWQQSGDRLIHRDGATIHVRRDAFQALLQSSDLLICMAGTAAEQAVGLGRPVLQLPGRGPQFTAAFAEAQRRLLGPTVFCAPGDAGSLGNLQASAQLALQLLERCRSDQQLQRQCRQEAERRLGAAGGGRRMAAAISALLS is encoded by the coding sequence ATGGCGCGTCTTCTTCTGCTCAGCAACGGCCATGGCGAGGATCTCTCCGGTGCTCTGCTGGGCCGTGCTCTGTCCGAGCAGGGCCATGAGGTTCAGGCCCTGCCTCTGGTTGGCCAGGGGAATTCCTACCGAACAGCAGGGATTCCCCTGCTGGGGCGCACCCGCGAATTCAGCACCGGCGGCATCGGCTACACCAGCCTGCGCGGACGGTTGACGGAACTGATGCAGGGACAACTGTTCCACCTGCTGGAGCAGTTAGTGCGGCTGCTGCGCCGGGCTCATCGCTTCGATCTGATCGTGGTGGTGGGAGATGTGATTCCAGTGATCGCCTCCTGGCTGTGCAGACGTCCGGCGGCGACCTATCTGGTGGCGTACTCCAGCCATTACGAAGGACGCCTGCGACTGCCCTGGCCCTGCGCTGAACTGCTGGCGACCCCTCGATTCCTGGCCGTGTTCAGCCGCGATCAGCTCACGGCGGATGATCTCAGTCAGCAGCTGAGACGACCGGTGCGCTTTCTCGGCAATCCCTTCATGGATCCGGTGCTGACCCCGGTGCCGCCGCTGCCCGCTGCAATGCAACGCATCGGCCTGCTGCCGGGCAGTCGCCGGCCGGAGCTGGAGGAGAACCTGCGGCTGCTGCTGGCAGTCGCCGAACAGCTGCCTGTGTCAGAGGAGCTGAGTCTGGACCTGGCCCTGGTGCCGAGTCTGGAGGCGGACGCCCTGGGCCGGCTCGCCGATTCCGCCGGCTGGCAGCAGAGCGGCGATCGACTGATCCATCGCGATGGCGCCACCATCCACGTGCGGCGCGATGCCTTTCAGGCGCTGCTGCAGAGCAGTGATCTGCTGATCTGCATGGCGGGCACCGCCGCGGAACAGGCGGTCGGGCTCGGCCGGCCGGTGCTGCAGCTGCCGGGCCGCGGCCCGCAGTTCACCGCAGCCTTCGCGGAGGCGCAGCGGCGTCTGCTGGGCCCCACCGTGTTCTGTGCCCCCGGGGACGCCGGCAGCCTTGGCAACCTCCAGGCGTCTGCGCAGCTGGCGTTGCAGTTGCTCGAACGCTGCCGCTCGGATCAGCAGCTGCAGCGCCAGTGCAGGCAGGAGGCCGAACGGCGCCTCGGTGCGGCCGGCGGTGGTCGGAGGATGGCAGCTGCCATCAGTGCGCTGCTGTCATGA
- a CDS encoding TIGR01777 family oxidoreductase has protein sequence MRLLLLGCTGLVGRELVPMLRQAGHQLTLVSRQQRQEPAAEWLQLDPADPRSWQDQSLLQALSQAEGVVNLAGEPIAEKRWTPAHQRILETSRLETTRLLVEAIQASPTPPQVLVNASAIGYYGTSVSQRFVESSPAGDDFLASLCRRWEQAALAVPDGTRAVTVRIGIVVAPDGGALGKMLPVFRAGFGGPIGSGRQWMSWIHRSDLCALILRALEDPNWTGAVNGVAPQPVSMTEFCRELGRSLGRPSLLPVPAPVLQVLLGDGASVVLEGQQVGSERLETLGFSFRYPDLPSALAAATS, from the coding sequence ATGCGCCTGCTGCTTCTCGGCTGCACCGGTCTCGTTGGCCGGGAACTGGTTCCGATGCTGCGCCAAGCCGGTCATCAGCTGACTCTGGTGAGTCGTCAACAGCGCCAGGAGCCTGCTGCGGAGTGGCTGCAGCTGGATCCCGCCGACCCTCGATCCTGGCAGGATCAGTCGCTTCTGCAGGCTCTGTCGCAGGCGGAGGGCGTGGTCAATCTCGCCGGGGAGCCGATCGCTGAGAAGCGCTGGACGCCGGCCCATCAGCGCATCCTGGAAACGAGCCGTCTGGAGACCACCAGGCTGCTGGTGGAGGCGATTCAGGCGTCTCCCACACCGCCGCAGGTGCTCGTGAATGCTTCGGCCATCGGCTACTACGGCACCAGTGTTTCGCAGCGATTCGTCGAATCCAGCCCGGCCGGTGACGACTTCCTCGCCTCCCTTTGTCGCCGCTGGGAGCAGGCCGCCCTGGCTGTTCCGGATGGAACCCGCGCGGTGACCGTTCGCATCGGCATCGTCGTGGCCCCCGATGGCGGTGCCCTCGGCAAGATGCTGCCGGTGTTCCGGGCCGGCTTCGGTGGACCGATCGGCAGCGGCCGTCAGTGGATGAGCTGGATTCACCGCAGTGATCTGTGCGCTCTGATCCTTCGGGCGCTTGAGGATCCGAACTGGACAGGTGCTGTCAACGGTGTGGCGCCCCAGCCGGTGTCGATGACGGAGTTCTGTCGTGAGCTGGGCCGCAGCCTCGGGCGTCCCAGCCTGTTGCCGGTGCCAGCTCCGGTTCTGCAGGTGTTGCTCGGAGACGGAGCCTCGGTGGTGCTGGAGGGTCAGCAGGTCGGCTCCGAACGCTTGGAGACCCTCGGCTTCAGTTTCCGTTACCCCGATCTGCCGTCTGCACTCGCCGCTGCCACCAGCTGA
- a CDS encoding NAD(P)H-quinone oxidoreductase subunit O: MADTDAAPAKAKPAALRKGALVRVNRKAYDSSLEAAASDPIAPDYIFEGPGELLLVKGDHGQVRWNRPVPDTWLRMDQLEACS; this comes from the coding sequence ATGGCTGACACCGACGCCGCCCCTGCGAAGGCCAAGCCGGCGGCCCTGCGTAAGGGAGCCCTGGTGCGGGTGAACCGGAAGGCCTATGACAGCAGCCTGGAAGCAGCTGCCAGCGACCCCATTGCGCCCGACTACATCTTCGAAGGGCCGGGGGAACTGCTGCTCGTGAAAGGTGATCATGGCCAGGTGCGCTGGAACCGCCCGGTGCCCGACACCTGGCTGCGCATGGATCAGCTGGAGGCCTGTTCCTGA
- a CDS encoding phospholipid carrier-dependent glycosyltransferase: MTVRWRFWAALLLIWLLATGADRLWWELQTGLPAWDQADYLNSALDHGRAIGVLPGGGWQGWNALLDLSPKIPPLASLVNGSVMALSGDDPAAAAWSLSLWHGLLLLAVAGWGRRLQGDGLALLACGLTAIAPALLDLRTDYVLEMPLAAMGTLALWRLSCWCDPRRGGRWGQALLATVCALAAVLIKQSALLLLVPAGLWAAGVAVRRRGRWLRQGVLLPVLTLLMIGPWLRHNWITSLGGTNRAVFESAAREGDPNPFSMESLSFYLRLLPEQLGVVLLVVGLAGLVLWWLQRHRSAADEGGADDPWSWRWLVINLVAAWLLTSLSPNKSDRYITPLLPTLLLLLARGWWQWGRLLRQRASWAAPVALISGLLACLPAGMAFQLDRFEDRPRGPLEALVQAAGGGDPAQSARTLIVVPSTSDLNQHNVSYYGRRHGGQLVGRQMGSSRDDVGPTLRAAQWVVLAEGGQGSVRKSARRLDEAVRTSGVFRQVGAFERPKGGSYSLWTRSSDRPEGVGFAARFPALAAGLAAGPAGLEPVFAAVGQEHMLDGHFSYRATVRRQAEQQLAQDSSDPQPHWSLALLAVLANRPQEAAAHFAALQTLLPENPWPAAYRSVVLLAGWDAWAASSVADAAHQQTPDPLLLALGDLSAVLGGAVWRAPAAMQSLPEAIDRVEDALAPVDQEQASS, from the coding sequence ATGACGGTGCGCTGGCGTTTCTGGGCTGCGCTGCTTCTGATCTGGCTTCTGGCCACCGGTGCTGACCGCCTCTGGTGGGAGCTGCAGACCGGGCTTCCCGCATGGGATCAGGCCGACTATCTCAACAGCGCGCTGGATCACGGCCGTGCCATCGGGGTGCTTCCCGGCGGTGGTTGGCAGGGCTGGAATGCCTTGCTGGATCTCTCCCCCAAGATTCCGCCTCTGGCCTCTTTGGTGAACGGCAGTGTGATGGCCCTGAGTGGGGATGATCCCGCGGCTGCCGCCTGGAGCCTCAGCCTCTGGCATGGTCTGCTGTTGCTGGCGGTGGCCGGCTGGGGGCGCCGTTTGCAGGGCGACGGGCTGGCGTTGCTGGCCTGCGGCCTCACTGCGATCGCACCGGCTCTGCTGGATCTGCGCACGGATTATGTGCTGGAGATGCCCCTGGCAGCGATGGGGACCCTTGCGCTGTGGCGGCTGAGCTGCTGGTGTGATCCCAGGCGGGGTGGTCGCTGGGGCCAGGCGCTGCTGGCCACGGTCTGCGCGCTGGCGGCGGTGCTGATCAAGCAGAGCGCGTTGTTGCTGCTGGTACCGGCTGGTCTGTGGGCGGCCGGTGTCGCCGTTCGTCGCCGCGGGCGCTGGTTGCGTCAGGGGGTGCTGCTGCCCGTGCTGACGCTGCTGATGATCGGCCCCTGGTTGCGCCACAACTGGATCACCAGCCTCGGGGGGACGAACCGGGCGGTGTTCGAATCCGCTGCCCGGGAGGGGGATCCCAACCCCTTCTCGATGGAAAGCCTGTCGTTCTACCTGCGTCTGCTGCCGGAGCAGCTGGGTGTTGTTCTGTTGGTGGTGGGCCTGGCGGGGCTTGTGCTGTGGTGGCTTCAGCGCCATCGCTCTGCTGCCGATGAGGGTGGTGCGGATGACCCCTGGAGCTGGCGCTGGCTGGTGATCAATCTTGTGGCCGCCTGGCTGCTCACCAGCCTCAGTCCCAACAAGAGTGACCGCTACATCACGCCGCTGTTGCCCACCCTGCTGCTGCTGCTGGCCCGGGGCTGGTGGCAGTGGGGCCGGCTGCTGCGCCAACGCGCGTCCTGGGCGGCACCCGTGGCTCTGATCTCAGGGCTGCTCGCCTGCCTGCCGGCGGGCATGGCCTTTCAGCTGGATCGCTTCGAGGATCGGCCGCGGGGTCCGCTCGAGGCTCTCGTGCAGGCCGCGGGTGGCGGTGATCCAGCGCAGTCAGCGCGCACGTTGATCGTGGTGCCCAGCACCTCCGACCTGAACCAGCACAACGTGAGCTACTACGGCAGACGCCATGGCGGGCAGCTGGTGGGCCGGCAGATGGGCAGCAGCCGAGATGACGTGGGGCCAACCCTGCGGGCGGCGCAGTGGGTCGTGCTGGCGGAAGGGGGGCAGGGATCGGTGCGCAAGTCGGCCCGTCGCCTCGACGAAGCGGTGCGAACCAGTGGCGTGTTCAGGCAGGTGGGTGCATTCGAGCGGCCCAAGGGAGGTAGCTACTCCCTCTGGACACGGAGCAGCGATCGACCGGAGGGAGTCGGTTTCGCGGCACGCTTTCCAGCTCTCGCTGCGGGGCTGGCGGCCGGACCGGCCGGGCTGGAACCGGTGTTTGCCGCGGTGGGCCAGGAACACATGCTCGATGGCCATTTCAGTTACCGCGCCACGGTGCGCCGGCAGGCGGAACAGCAGCTGGCGCAGGATTCAAGCGATCCTCAACCCCACTGGAGCCTGGCGCTGCTGGCGGTGCTGGCCAACCGACCGCAGGAGGCGGCTGCTCATTTCGCGGCTCTTCAGACGTTGCTTCCCGAGAATCCATGGCCGGCTGCCTATCGCAGTGTGGTGCTGCTGGCCGGCTGGGATGCCTGGGCGGCGTCGTCTGTGGCGGATGCCGCCCATCAGCAGACACCGGATCCGTTGCTGCTTGCCCTGGGAGATCTCAGCGCCGTTCTTGGTGGGGCGGTGTGGCGTGCACCCGCTGCGATGCAGTCCCTGCCCGAGGCCATTGATCGCGTGGAAGACGCCCTGGCGCCTGTCGATCAGGAACAGGCCTCCAGCTGA